Proteins from a genomic interval of Amycolatopsis sp. cg13:
- a CDS encoding M20/M25/M40 family metallo-hydrolase, producing the protein MTQPNLIDAAADEAVTLTSELIRIDTTNTGDPETLVGERVAAEYVAEKLTDAGYEITYVESGGKDRHNVIVRLPGADPSRGALLIHGHLDVVPADPAEWSVHPFSGAVQDGYVWGRGAVDMKDMVGMTLALARHYKINNIVPPRDLVFLFVADEEAGGKFGAQWLVEHRPELFEGVTEAISEVGGFSITLKDNVRAYVIETAEKGIRWMKLRVRGTAGHGSMIHRDNAVTKLAEAVAKLGQHQFPLVLTDSVREFLAGVTEITGWDFPEDDLEGAVAKLGNISRMIGATLRDTANPTMLTAGYKSNVIPSVAEAAVDCRILPGRLEAFDRELDELLGPDIEKEWMELPPVETTFDGALVDAMTAAVLAEDPGARTLPYMLSGGTDAKSFQQLGIRNFGFAPLKLPADLDFSGLFHGVDERVPVDALKFGVRVLDRFLRSS; encoded by the coding sequence GTGACCCAACCGAACTTGATCGACGCCGCCGCGGACGAGGCTGTCACGCTTACCAGCGAGCTGATCCGCATCGACACCACCAACACCGGCGACCCCGAAACCCTCGTGGGGGAGCGCGTCGCGGCTGAGTACGTCGCGGAGAAGCTGACCGACGCCGGGTACGAGATCACCTACGTCGAGTCCGGCGGCAAGGACCGGCACAACGTCATCGTGCGGCTGCCAGGGGCCGATCCGAGCAGGGGCGCACTGCTGATCCACGGCCACCTCGACGTCGTCCCGGCGGATCCGGCCGAGTGGTCGGTGCACCCGTTCTCGGGGGCGGTCCAGGACGGGTACGTGTGGGGGCGCGGCGCGGTCGACATGAAGGACATGGTCGGCATGACGCTGGCCCTGGCCCGGCACTACAAGATCAACAATATCGTGCCGCCGCGCGACCTCGTGTTCCTGTTCGTCGCCGACGAAGAAGCGGGCGGCAAGTTCGGGGCGCAGTGGCTTGTCGAGCACCGGCCGGAGTTGTTCGAGGGCGTTACCGAGGCGATCAGCGAGGTCGGCGGCTTCTCGATCACCTTGAAGGACAACGTCCGCGCGTACGTGATCGAGACGGCCGAGAAGGGCATCCGCTGGATGAAGCTGCGCGTGCGCGGCACGGCGGGCCACGGGTCGATGATCCATCGCGACAACGCGGTCACCAAGCTGGCCGAGGCCGTGGCGAAGCTGGGGCAGCACCAGTTCCCGTTGGTGCTGACCGATTCCGTGCGCGAGTTCCTCGCCGGGGTCACCGAGATCACCGGCTGGGATTTTCCGGAGGACGATCTTGAGGGCGCGGTCGCGAAGCTGGGCAACATCTCCCGGATGATCGGCGCGACGCTGCGCGACACCGCGAATCCGACGATGCTCACCGCCGGTTACAAGTCGAACGTGATTCCGTCGGTGGCCGAAGCTGCCGTCGACTGCCGCATCCTGCCCGGGCGGCTCGAGGCGTTCGACCGCGAGCTGGACGAGCTGCTGGGGCCGGACATCGAGAAGGAGTGGATGGAGCTGCCGCCGGTCGAGACGACGTTCGACGGGGCGCTCGTCGACGCCATGACCGCCGCGGTGCTCGCCGAGGACCCGGGCGCGCGCACCCTGCCGTACATGCTCTCCGGCGGCACCGACGCGAAGTCCTTCCAGCAGCTCGGCATCCGCAACTTCGGCTTCGCGCCGCTGAAACTGCCCGCCGACCTCGACTTCTCCGGGCTCTTCCACGGGGTCGACGAGCGCGTCCCGGTCGACGCGCTCAAGTTCGGCGTCCGCGTGCTGGACCGGTTCCTCCGCTCGTCCTGA
- a CDS encoding alpha/beta fold hydrolase: MPGFRLADGTPLHLVRRGDPAAAVTVVLLHGYALDQRSWGRIAPVLPDAVEHPLAVVSYDHRGHGESGRAARGTATMGQLADDLAEVIEQAVPHGRVVLVGHDMGGLAVMSLTQRHPELFAARAGGLVLLSTSSGRIATEASAAWPNALGKVAQDLEMVLGAKLYGLVREHTSRAVSAGLRWWLFGDDPDPDLVELTVKMIRGNWPHTISQFRPALDAYAREAALTLAGDLPVTAIVGERDRIVAPADVEQFVHGLAQGYAVVLPGVGHVVPLEAAAQVVPRIASVVNEVHRQQNLS, encoded by the coding sequence ATGCCCGGGTTCCGGCTCGCCGACGGCACGCCCCTGCACCTCGTGCGCAGGGGCGATCCGGCGGCGGCCGTGACGGTCGTGCTGCTGCACGGCTACGCGCTCGACCAGCGCAGCTGGGGCCGGATCGCGCCGGTGCTGCCGGACGCGGTCGAGCATCCGCTCGCGGTGGTCAGCTACGACCACCGCGGGCACGGCGAATCCGGCCGGGCCGCGCGGGGCACCGCGACGATGGGCCAGCTCGCCGACGACCTCGCCGAGGTGATCGAGCAGGCTGTCCCGCACGGCCGCGTAGTGCTCGTCGGGCACGACATGGGCGGGCTCGCCGTGATGTCGCTGACCCAGCGGCATCCGGAGCTGTTCGCCGCGCGCGCCGGCGGGCTGGTGCTGCTGTCGACGTCGTCGGGACGGATCGCCACCGAGGCGTCCGCGGCCTGGCCCAACGCGCTCGGGAAAGTCGCGCAGGACCTGGAAATGGTGCTGGGCGCGAAGCTGTACGGGCTGGTCCGCGAGCACACCAGCCGCGCGGTGAGCGCCGGGCTGCGCTGGTGGCTGTTCGGCGACGATCCCGACCCGGACCTGGTCGAGCTCACCGTCAAGATGATCCGCGGCAACTGGCCGCACACCATCTCGCAGTTCCGGCCCGCGCTCGACGCCTACGCGCGCGAGGCCGCGTTGACGCTGGCCGGAGACCTGCCCGTGACGGCGATCGTGGGGGAGCGGGACCGGATCGTCGCGCCCGCCGACGTCGAGCAGTTCGTGCACGGGCTCGCCCAGGGATACGCCGTGGTGCTGCCCGGCGTGGGGCACGTCGTCCCGCTGGAGGCCGCCGCGCAGGTGGTCCCGCGGATCGCGTCCGTCGTCAATGAGGTCCACCGACAACAAAATCTGTCTTGA
- a CDS encoding winged helix-turn-helix domain-containing protein, which produces MFPVAVIEDAAAAEVSLDPVRARLLAELAQPASATMLAARVDLPRQKVNYHLRALEKHGLVELVEERRKGNVTERMMQATASSYVISPSALAAVQPDPAQSPDRLSARWLLAVAGRLVRDVGILITGAAKAKKRVATFALDGEVRFASAADRAAFAEELATAVTTLVGKYHDEKAENGRAHRVVLAVHPSVPMGEENEHG; this is translated from the coding sequence ATGTTTCCCGTTGCGGTGATCGAGGACGCGGCCGCGGCCGAGGTGTCGCTGGACCCGGTCCGCGCCCGGCTGCTGGCCGAACTGGCGCAGCCGGCCTCGGCGACGATGCTGGCCGCCCGCGTCGACCTGCCGAGGCAGAAAGTGAACTACCACCTGCGCGCGCTGGAAAAGCACGGGCTCGTGGAGCTGGTCGAAGAGCGGCGCAAAGGCAACGTCACCGAGCGGATGATGCAGGCGACCGCGTCGTCGTACGTGATCTCGCCGTCCGCGCTCGCCGCCGTGCAGCCCGATCCGGCGCAGTCTCCGGACCGGCTGTCCGCGCGCTGGCTGCTGGCGGTCGCGGGACGGCTGGTGCGCGACGTCGGGATCCTCATTACCGGTGCGGCGAAAGCGAAAAAGCGCGTCGCCACCTTCGCGCTCGACGGCGAGGTCCGGTTCGCTTCGGCGGCCGACCGCGCCGCGTTCGCGGAGGAACTGGCGACCGCGGTGACCACGCTGGTGGGGAAGTACCACGACGAAAAAGCCGAGAACGGCCGCGCGCACCGCGTGGTGCTGGCGGTGCACCCGAGCGTGCCGATGGGGGAGGAAAACGAGCATGGGTAA
- a CDS encoding SRPBCC family protein has product MGKEFREIDVAEVPVEPEQVWAAIATGPGIDSWFMGRNEVEGGVGGAVRGAFAAYEPTHAITAWDPPRRLAYGGEPEPDGRRIAYEFLVEGRDGGSSVIRCVTSGFLPGDDWADEFEAMQAGGALFFRNLVEFVRYFPGRTAKPVTAFGSTVIADWPALWAALARELGVEELTVGAKVRLARSDGVLYAANGQTVGIRTDEGLFCFMQGFRGPLVATHHIVASDVDVAAEEAKWAEWMAALG; this is encoded by the coding sequence ATGGGTAAGGAATTCCGGGAGATCGACGTCGCCGAGGTCCCGGTCGAGCCGGAGCAGGTCTGGGCGGCGATCGCGACCGGGCCGGGCATCGACTCCTGGTTCATGGGCCGCAACGAGGTCGAAGGCGGAGTGGGCGGCGCGGTGCGCGGAGCGTTCGCCGCCTACGAGCCGACGCACGCGATCACCGCGTGGGACCCGCCCCGCCGCCTGGCCTACGGCGGCGAACCGGAGCCGGACGGACGGCGGATCGCGTACGAATTCCTCGTCGAGGGCCGGGACGGCGGCAGCTCGGTGATCCGCTGCGTCACGAGCGGCTTCCTGCCCGGCGACGACTGGGCGGACGAGTTCGAGGCCATGCAGGCGGGCGGCGCGCTGTTCTTCCGCAACCTGGTGGAGTTCGTGCGGTACTTCCCCGGCCGGACGGCGAAGCCGGTCACCGCGTTCGGTTCGACGGTGATCGCGGACTGGCCTGCGCTGTGGGCCGCGCTGGCGAGGGAATTGGGCGTCGAAGAGCTGACTGTCGGCGCGAAAGTCCGGCTCGCCAGGTCGGATGGTGTGCTGTATGCGGCGAACGGCCAGACCGTCGGGATCCGTACCGACGAGGGACTTTTCTGCTTCATGCAAGGCTTCCGCGGCCCGCTGGTGGCGACGCACCACATCGTCGCGTCGGACGTCGATGTGGCTGCGGAGGAAGCGAAGTGGGCGGAGTGGATGGCCGCGCTCGGCTGA
- a CDS encoding YciI family protein, with protein MVRTLAAGKVGTGIELQPRETAKTVRAGANGQPLITDGPYVELKEIVGSVILLECGDIDEAVEVAASWPLGPGASAVEVRPVMSREEE; from the coding sequence GTGGTTCGAACGCTGGCAGCCGGCAAGGTCGGTACCGGCATCGAACTGCAGCCCCGCGAGACGGCGAAGACAGTGCGGGCCGGGGCGAACGGACAACCGCTGATCACCGACGGGCCGTACGTGGAGCTCAAGGAGATCGTCGGTTCGGTGATCCTGCTGGAGTGCGGAGACATCGACGAGGCGGTCGAGGTCGCCGCGAGCTGGCCGCTGGGTCCGGGGGCGAGCGCGGTGGAGGTCCGGCCGGTGATGAGCCGCGAAGAGGAGTGA